From the Phaeobacter inhibens DSM 16374 genome, one window contains:
- the fcl gene encoding GDP-L-fucose synthase produces the protein MGTSAVKIYVAGHRGMVGGAILRRLQARRAAGEDIQLITRTSAELDLTDQAMVQAFFAAERPDQVVLAAAKVGGIHANNAYPAQFIYENLMMECNVIHAAHQQGVERLLQLGSSCIYPKHAPQPMAEAALLSDVLEATNEPYAIAKIAGIKLCESYNRQYGRDYRSVMPTNLYGPGDNFHPENSHVLPALIRRFDAAARAGEDHVTIWGTGTPRREFLHVDDMAAASLFVLDLDPATYQRETSPMLSHINVGCGQDISILELAQMVAGVVGFDGEIRTNPEQPDGTPRKLMDVSRLARLGWQAEIALRDGIAQTYEWYLQQDQASLRSK, from the coding sequence ATGGGCACCAGCGCTGTGAAAATCTATGTGGCCGGTCATCGTGGCATGGTGGGTGGTGCTATCCTGCGCCGTTTGCAGGCGCGCCGCGCAGCGGGGGAAGACATCCAGCTGATCACCCGGACCAGTGCCGAGCTGGATCTGACCGATCAGGCCATGGTGCAGGCATTTTTTGCCGCAGAACGCCCCGATCAGGTGGTGCTGGCGGCGGCCAAAGTGGGCGGCATTCATGCCAACAACGCCTATCCGGCGCAGTTCATCTATGAAAACCTGATGATGGAATGCAATGTGATCCATGCCGCCCATCAGCAGGGTGTTGAGCGGCTGTTGCAGCTGGGATCCAGCTGCATCTACCCCAAACACGCCCCGCAGCCGATGGCCGAAGCGGCGCTGCTGAGTGATGTGCTGGAGGCCACCAATGAGCCCTATGCCATTGCCAAGATCGCGGGCATCAAGCTCTGCGAGAGTTACAACCGCCAATATGGTCGCGATTACCGCTCGGTGATGCCGACCAATCTTTATGGGCCGGGCGATAATTTTCACCCCGAAAACAGCCATGTTCTGCCGGCGCTCATTCGCCGCTTTGATGCGGCGGCGCGGGCGGGCGAGGATCATGTGACAATCTGGGGCACCGGTACGCCCCGGCGCGAATTCCTGCATGTGGATGACATGGCGGCGGCCTCGCTGTTTGTGCTGGATCTGGACCCGGCGACCTATCAGCGCGAAACCAGCCCGATGCTGAGCCATATCAACGTGGGCTGCGGGCAGGATATCTCGATTCTGGAGCTGGCGCAGATGGTGGCCGGGGTAGTGGGCTTTGATGGTGAAATCCGGACCAACCCGGAGCAGCCCGATGGCACCCCGCGCAAGCTGATGGATGTCTCGCGGCTGGCGCGTCTGGGCTGGCAGGCCGAAATTGCGCTGCGTGACGGGATTGCCCAGACCTATGAATGGTATCTGCAGCAGGATCAGGCCAGCCTGCGCAGCAAATAA